A genomic window from Pseudomonas argentinensis includes:
- a CDS encoding DksA/TraR family C4-type zinc finger protein yields the protein MATGWAQDGAVQEQIDSTIEDAVQRARSQLPKGESLTHCEECDAPIPEARRQAVPGVRLCVNCQAQADKEQAKAGGFNRRGSKDSQLR from the coding sequence ATGGCCACCGGTTGGGCGCAAGACGGCGCCGTGCAGGAGCAGATCGACAGCACCATCGAAGACGCCGTGCAGCGCGCGCGCAGTCAGTTGCCCAAGGGCGAAAGTCTGACCCATTGCGAAGAATGCGATGCACCGATTCCCGAAGCACGGCGCCAGGCCGTGCCCGGCGTGCGGCTGTGCGTGAACTGCCAGGCCCAGGCCGACAAGGAACAGGCCAAGGCCGGTGGCTTCAACCGTCGTGGCAGCAAGGATAGCCAGCTGCGCTAG
- a CDS encoding GNAT family N-acetyltransferase: MSLEIRQLDAADFEACRQGLITLLIDAVANGASVGFLADIDSQQANGYFNEVNRALASGALTIWVAEEDGNMLGSVQLSLCLKANGLNRGEVQKLLVLSSARRRGIARLLMQQLEAHAAHLKRGLLYLDTEAGSEAEHLYRALGYTRIGGLPDYACGPDGQYRANAIYYKTLSRP, from the coding sequence ATGAGCCTAGAGATCCGTCAGCTCGACGCAGCCGATTTCGAAGCCTGTCGCCAGGGCCTGATCACCCTGCTGATCGACGCCGTGGCCAATGGCGCGTCCGTGGGCTTTCTGGCCGATATCGATAGCCAGCAGGCGAATGGATACTTCAACGAGGTAAACCGGGCGCTGGCCAGCGGTGCATTGACCATCTGGGTCGCTGAAGAGGATGGAAACATGCTGGGCTCGGTGCAGCTCAGCCTGTGCCTGAAGGCCAATGGCCTGAATCGCGGCGAAGTGCAGAAGCTCCTGGTACTGAGCAGTGCACGACGCCGTGGTATCGCCCGGCTGCTGATGCAGCAGCTCGAGGCCCATGCGGCGCACTTGAAGCGAGGATTGCTTTATCTGGACACCGAGGCCGGCAGCGAGGCCGAACACCTCTATCGCGCCCTGGGCTACACCCGCATCGGCGGCCTGCCCGACTATGCCTGCGGGCCGGACGGCCAGTACCGGGCCAATGCCATCTACTACAAGACCCTGTCACGACCCTAG
- a CDS encoding GNAT family N-acetyltransferase — MPAVIRDAISDDLPALLAIYNDAVLNTTAIWNERPVDLANRQAWFEARATQGYPILVAIDEAQQVLGYASFGDWRPFEGFCNTVEHSVYVRHDTRGQGLGPLLMQALVERAREVGKHVMVAAIESGNTASVRLHERLGFTITGQMPQVGCKFGRWLDLTFMQLILTPQRSTP, encoded by the coding sequence ATGCCTGCCGTTATCCGCGACGCCATCAGCGACGACCTGCCTGCCCTGCTCGCCATCTACAACGATGCCGTGCTCAACACCACGGCCATCTGGAACGAGCGCCCCGTGGACCTGGCCAACCGCCAGGCCTGGTTCGAGGCGCGGGCGACCCAGGGCTATCCGATTCTGGTGGCGATCGACGAGGCGCAGCAGGTGCTGGGCTACGCCTCGTTCGGTGACTGGCGGCCCTTCGAGGGCTTTTGCAATACGGTCGAGCACTCGGTGTACGTGCGCCACGACACCCGCGGCCAGGGCCTCGGCCCGCTGCTGATGCAGGCGCTGGTCGAGCGGGCGCGAGAGGTCGGCAAACATGTGATGGTCGCCGCCATCGAAAGCGGCAATACCGCCTCGGTGCGCCTGCACGAACGCCTGGGCTTCACCATCACCGGGCAGATGCCCCAGGTCGGCTGCAAGTTCGGCCGCTGGCTGGACCTGACCTTTATGCAGCTGATCCTCACCCCGCAGCGCAGCACGCCATGA
- a CDS encoding SDR family NAD(P)-dependent oxidoreductase — protein MTQVVFITGATSGFGRATARRFAEAGWALVLSGRRQERLEELKAELESKVPVHIATLDVRDATAVQALVDSLPAPFDKIHALINNAGLALAPEAAQKVALQDWHTMIDTNITGLVNVTHAVLPKLLETGKGASIINIGSVAGEWPYPGGHVYGASKAFVKQFSFNLRCDLVSTGVRVTDIAPGMAETEFTLVRTKGNQAASDALYSTTTPLSAEDIAEQIFYVATLPAHININRLEIMPSRQAWGPFAVDRDK, from the coding sequence ATGACCCAGGTAGTTTTCATCACCGGCGCCACCTCCGGCTTTGGCCGCGCCACCGCTCGCCGCTTTGCAGAGGCCGGCTGGGCGCTGGTGCTTTCGGGCCGTCGCCAGGAGCGCCTGGAAGAACTCAAGGCCGAGCTGGAGAGCAAGGTGCCGGTGCATATCGCCACCCTCGACGTGCGTGACGCCACTGCCGTGCAGGCCCTGGTCGACAGCCTGCCGGCGCCGTTCGACAAGATCCACGCGCTGATCAACAACGCCGGCCTGGCCCTGGCGCCGGAAGCCGCGCAGAAGGTGGCCCTGCAGGATTGGCACACCATGATCGATACCAACATCACCGGCCTGGTCAACGTCACCCATGCCGTGCTGCCCAAGCTGCTGGAAACCGGCAAGGGCGCCAGCATCATCAATATCGGTTCGGTAGCGGGCGAATGGCCGTACCCGGGCGGCCACGTGTATGGCGCCAGCAAGGCGTTCGTCAAACAGTTCAGCTTCAACCTGCGTTGCGACCTGGTCTCAACCGGCGTGCGCGTCACCGACATCGCCCCGGGCATGGCCGAGACCGAGTTCACCCTGGTGCGTACCAAGGGCAACCAGGCCGCCTCCGATGCGCTGTACAGCACCACTACACCGCTGAGCGCGGAAGATATCGCCGAGCAGATCTTCTACGTCGCCACCCTGCCCGCCCATATCAACATCAACCGCCTGGAAATCATGCCCAGCCGTCAGGCCTGGGGCCCGTTCGCGGTCGACCGCGACAAGTGA
- the urtE gene encoding urea ABC transporter ATP-binding subunit UrtE, with amino-acid sequence MLQVERLHQYYGGSHILRGLSFDVKVGEVTCLLGRNGVGKTTLLKCLMGLLPAREGSVQWEGKAITGCKPHQRVHAGIAYVPQGREIFGRLTVEENLLMGLSRFPGSQAKEVPPFIYELFPVLLEMKHRRGGDLSGGQQQQLAIGRALASQPRLLILDEPTEGIQPSVIKEIGTVIRKLAARGDMAILLVEQFYDFAAELADQYLVMSRGEIVQQGRGETMEADGVRGLVAI; translated from the coding sequence ATGCTCCAAGTCGAAAGATTGCATCAGTACTACGGCGGCAGCCATATCCTGCGCGGCCTGTCGTTCGACGTGAAGGTCGGCGAAGTCACCTGCCTGCTCGGTCGCAACGGCGTGGGCAAGACCACCCTGCTCAAGTGCCTGATGGGCCTGCTGCCGGCCAGGGAAGGCAGCGTGCAATGGGAAGGCAAGGCCATCACCGGCTGCAAGCCGCACCAGCGGGTGCACGCCGGCATCGCCTATGTGCCCCAGGGCCGGGAAATCTTCGGCCGCCTGACGGTGGAAGAGAACCTGCTGATGGGTCTGTCGCGCTTTCCCGGCAGCCAGGCCAAGGAAGTCCCGCCGTTCATTTATGAGTTGTTCCCGGTGCTGCTGGAAATGAAACACCGCCGCGGCGGCGACCTGTCTGGCGGCCAGCAGCAACAGCTGGCCATCGGCCGCGCCCTGGCCAGCCAACCGCGCCTCTTGATCCTCGACGAGCCCACCGAAGGCATCCAGCCCTCGGTGATCAAGGAAATCGGCACGGTGATCAGGAAGCTCGCCGCCCGTGGCGACATGGCCATTCTGCTGGTCGAGCAGTTCTACGACTTCGCCGCCGAACTGGCCGATCAGTACCTGGTGATGAGCCGCGGCGAAATCGTCCAGCAGGGCCGTGGCGAAACAATGGAAGCCGATGGTGTACGTGGGTTGGTGGCGATCTGA
- the urtD gene encoding urea ABC transporter ATP-binding protein UrtD, with amino-acid sequence MRSAPIPEMLIDPAGSSRDAIGLGQSAGRGLNVRHGTILTLEDINVAFDSFKALTDLTLYIGVGELRCIIGPNGAGKTTLMDVITGKTRPNSGVAYFGETFDLTQMSEVEIAQAGIGRKFQKPTVFEALSVFENLELAQKTDKSVWASLRATLSGEQRDRIDEVLATIRLEGSRQRPAGLLSHGQKQFLEIGMLLVQDPQLLLLDEPVAGMTDAETEFTAELFKSLARKHSLMVVEHDMGFVGSIADHVTVLHQGRVLAAGSLDAVQANERVIEVYLGR; translated from the coding sequence ATGAGAAGCGCACCGATTCCCGAAATGCTCATCGACCCGGCAGGCAGCAGCCGCGACGCCATCGGCCTGGGCCAGAGCGCCGGGCGCGGCCTCAACGTCCGCCACGGCACCATCCTGACCCTGGAAGACATCAACGTCGCCTTCGACAGCTTCAAGGCGCTGACCGACCTGACCCTGTATATCGGCGTCGGCGAGCTGCGCTGCATCATCGGCCCCAACGGCGCCGGCAAGACCACACTGATGGACGTGATCACCGGCAAGACCCGCCCCAACAGCGGCGTCGCCTACTTCGGCGAAACCTTCGACCTGACCCAGATGAGCGAGGTCGAGATCGCCCAGGCCGGCATCGGCCGCAAGTTCCAGAAACCAACGGTGTTCGAAGCGCTGAGCGTGTTCGAGAACCTCGAACTGGCGCAGAAGACCGACAAGTCGGTGTGGGCCAGCCTGCGCGCCACACTCAGCGGCGAGCAGCGCGACCGCATCGACGAGGTGCTGGCCACCATTCGCCTGGAAGGCTCGCGCCAGCGCCCGGCAGGCCTGTTGTCCCACGGCCAGAAGCAGTTCCTGGAGATTGGCATGCTGCTGGTGCAGGACCCGCAACTGCTGCTGCTCGACGAGCCGGTGGCCGGCATGACCGACGCGGAAACCGAATTCACCGCCGAACTGTTCAAATCCCTGGCGCGCAAGCATTCGCTGATGGTGGTCGAGCACGACATGGGCTTCGTCGGCAGCATCGCCGACCACGTCACCGTGCTGCACCAGGGCCGCGTGCTGGCCGCAGGCTCGCTCGACGCCGTACAGGCTAACGAACGGGTAATCGAGGTTTATCTGGGGCGCTGA
- the urtC gene encoding urea ABC transporter permease subunit UrtC → MAIGLLVLAVLLAMPLLHLLPAEHALHVSAYSLTLVGKILCYCIVALALDLVWGYAGLLSLGHGLFFALGGYAMGMYLMREAAGDGLPAFMSFLAWRELPWYWYGTDNFLWALCLVVLAPGLLALVFGFFAFRSRIKGVYFSIMTQALTFAGMLLFFRNETGFGGNNGFTNFRSILGFEITAANTRATLFALTVLLLVGSLYLGWRLARSKFGRVLTALRDAENRLMFCGYDPRGYKLFIWVLSAVLCGLAGALYVPQVGIINPSEMAPTQSIEAAVWVALGGRGTLIGPLLGAGLVNGMKSWFTVAFPEYWLFALGALFIVVTLCLPKGVIGLLKRGDKS, encoded by the coding sequence ATGGCCATCGGCCTGCTGGTGCTCGCGGTGCTGCTCGCCATGCCGCTGCTGCACCTGCTGCCCGCCGAGCATGCCCTGCATGTGTCGGCTTACAGCCTGACCCTGGTCGGCAAGATCCTCTGCTACTGCATCGTCGCCCTGGCGCTAGACCTGGTCTGGGGCTATGCCGGCCTGCTGTCCCTCGGCCACGGCCTGTTCTTCGCCCTCGGCGGCTATGCCATGGGCATGTACCTGATGCGCGAAGCCGCCGGTGACGGCCTGCCGGCGTTCATGAGCTTCCTGGCCTGGCGCGAACTGCCCTGGTACTGGTACGGCACCGACAACTTCCTCTGGGCCCTGTGCCTGGTGGTGCTGGCGCCTGGCTTGCTGGCCCTGGTATTCGGTTTCTTCGCCTTTCGCTCGCGGATCAAGGGCGTGTATTTCTCGATCATGACCCAGGCCCTGACCTTCGCCGGCATGCTGCTGTTCTTTCGCAACGAGACCGGCTTCGGCGGCAACAACGGCTTCACCAACTTTCGCAGCATCCTCGGCTTCGAGATCACCGCGGCGAACACCCGCGCCACGCTGTTCGCGCTCACCGTGCTGTTGCTGGTCGGCAGCCTGTACCTGGGCTGGCGCCTGGCGCGCAGCAAGTTCGGCCGGGTGCTCACCGCCCTGCGCGACGCCGAGAACCGCCTGATGTTCTGCGGCTACGACCCACGCGGCTACAAGCTGTTCATCTGGGTGCTGTCCGCCGTGCTGTGCGGCCTGGCCGGTGCGCTGTACGTGCCCCAGGTGGGCATCATCAACCCCAGCGAAATGGCCCCGACCCAATCCATCGAAGCCGCCGTGTGGGTGGCCCTCGGCGGGCGCGGCACATTGATCGGCCCGCTGCTCGGCGCCGGCCTGGTCAATGGCATGAAGAGCTGGTTCACCGTGGCCTTCCCCGAATACTGGCTGTTCGCCCTCGGCGCGTTGTTCATCGTGGTCACCCTGTGCCTGCCCAAGGGCGTCATCGGCCTGCTCAAACGAGGGGACAAGTCATGA
- the urtB gene encoding urea ABC transporter permease subunit UrtB yields MPYAFARILLSLLLLLPFAAQAGEADDFVAASPAQQAKLLESWAAMPDLKRQPLLDALQQGRVAADGDKRAFVETDAGYRAAEGDAEPQGTPRKLRLNNRLRGLIANAQASHGLLAEDAAVRLSAARQLQKSAQPAQLPLLAQAQAKEDDDAVRDALTLALANLQLVDANPAVRLAAVRLLGETGEPLARTRLETLLEPGVESDAGVRTAAETSLAQVKRKLLIGELLGQAFSGMSLGSILLLAALGLAITFGLLGVINMAHGEMLMLGAYSTYMVQILFQRFAPEALALYPLVALPVAFCVTAVIGMALERTVIRHLYGRPLETLLATWGISLILIQLVRVLFGAQNVEVANPYWLSGGIQMLPNLVLPYNRIVIIGFALAVVVLTWLLLNKTRLGLNVRAVTQNRNMAACCGVPTGRVDMLAFGLGSGIAGLGGVALSQIGNVGPDLGQSYIIDSFLVVVLGGVGQLAGSVMAAFGLGIANKILEPQIGAVLGKILILALIILFIQKRPQGLFALKGRVID; encoded by the coding sequence ATGCCTTATGCCTTTGCCCGAATTCTCTTGAGCCTGCTGCTCCTGCTGCCGTTTGCCGCCCAGGCAGGCGAAGCCGACGATTTCGTCGCCGCCAGCCCGGCGCAGCAAGCCAAGCTGCTGGAAAGCTGGGCTGCCATGCCCGACCTGAAGCGCCAGCCGCTGCTCGATGCGCTGCAGCAGGGCCGCGTGGCCGCTGACGGCGACAAGCGCGCCTTCGTCGAAACCGACGCCGGCTACCGCGCCGCCGAAGGCGATGCCGAGCCGCAAGGCACGCCGCGCAAACTGCGCCTGAACAATCGCCTGCGTGGGCTGATCGCCAACGCCCAGGCCAGCCATGGGTTGCTCGCCGAGGATGCAGCGGTGCGCCTGAGCGCCGCCCGGCAATTGCAGAAGAGCGCCCAGCCGGCGCAACTGCCGCTGCTCGCCCAGGCGCAGGCCAAGGAAGACGACGACGCCGTACGCGACGCCCTCACCCTTGCCCTGGCCAATCTGCAACTGGTCGATGCCAACCCGGCGGTGCGCCTGGCAGCCGTGCGCCTGCTCGGCGAAACCGGCGAACCGCTGGCCCGCACCCGCCTGGAAACCCTGCTGGAACCCGGCGTGGAGAGCGACGCCGGGGTGCGCACCGCCGCGGAGACCAGCCTCGCCCAGGTCAAGCGCAAGCTGCTGATCGGCGAGCTGCTCGGCCAGGCATTCAGCGGCATGAGCCTGGGCTCGATCCTCTTGCTCGCCGCCCTTGGGCTGGCCATCACCTTCGGCCTGCTGGGGGTGATCAACATGGCCCATGGCGAGATGCTGATGCTCGGCGCCTATTCCACCTACATGGTGCAGATCCTCTTCCAGCGCTTCGCTCCCGAGGCCCTGGCGCTGTACCCGCTGGTGGCCCTGCCGGTGGCCTTCTGCGTGACCGCGGTGATCGGCATGGCCCTGGAGCGCACGGTGATTCGCCACCTCTACGGCCGCCCGCTGGAAACCCTGCTGGCCACCTGGGGCATCAGCCTGATCCTGATCCAGCTGGTACGCGTGCTGTTCGGCGCGCAGAACGTCGAGGTGGCCAACCCCTACTGGCTGTCCGGGGGCATCCAGATGCTGCCCAACCTGGTGCTGCCGTACAACCGCATCGTGATCATCGGCTTCGCCCTGGCCGTGGTGGTGCTGACCTGGCTGCTGCTCAACAAGACCCGCCTGGGTCTCAACGTGCGCGCCGTCACCCAGAATCGCAACATGGCCGCCTGCTGCGGCGTGCCCACCGGCCGCGTGGACATGCTGGCCTTCGGCCTCGGCTCAGGGATAGCCGGTCTCGGCGGCGTGGCGCTGAGCCAGATCGGCAACGTCGGCCCCGACCTCGGCCAGAGCTACATCATCGATTCCTTCCTGGTGGTGGTGCTCGGCGGCGTCGGCCAGCTGGCCGGCAGCGTCATGGCTGCCTTCGGCCTGGGCATCGCCAACAAGATCCTCGAACCGCAGATCGGCGCCGTGCTCGGCAAGATCCTTATCCTCGCGCTGATCATTCTGTTCATCCAGAAACGTCCGCAGGGCCTGTTCGCCTTGAAAGGGAGGGTGATCGATTGA
- the urtA gene encoding urea ABC transporter substrate-binding protein gives MQRRSLIKAFTLSASIVAMGLSWTVQAAETIKVGILHSLSGTMAISETSLKDMALMTIDEINAKGGVLGKQLEPVVVDPASNWPLFAERGRQLLTQDKVAVTFGCWTSVSRKSVLPVYEELNGLLFYPVQYEGEEMSPNVFYTGAAPNQQAIPAVEYLLSEDGGAAKRFFLLGTDYVYPRTTNKILRAFLHSKGVQDKDIEEVYTPFGHSDYQTIVANIKKFSAGGKTAVVSTVNGDSNVPFYKELANQGIEATDVPVVAFSVGEEELRGIDTKPLVGHLAAWNYFQSVENPVNEKFVADWKAYAKAKKLPNADTVVTNDPMEATYVGIHMWAQAVEKAGTTDVDKVRAAMAGQEFAAPSGFTLKMDEKNHHLHKPVMIGEVQDDGQFSVVWETEGPIRAQPWSPYIEGNDKKGDTPVKSN, from the coding sequence ATGCAACGTCGCAGCCTGATCAAGGCCTTCACCCTGTCCGCTTCCATCGTCGCCATGGGCCTGAGCTGGACCGTACAGGCCGCCGAAACCATCAAGGTCGGCATCCTGCACTCGCTGTCCGGCACCATGGCCATTTCGGAAACCTCCCTGAAAGACATGGCGCTGATGACCATCGACGAGATCAACGCCAAGGGCGGTGTGCTCGGCAAGCAGCTCGAGCCGGTGGTGGTCGACCCGGCGTCCAACTGGCCGCTGTTCGCCGAGCGTGGCCGCCAGTTGCTGACCCAGGACAAGGTCGCGGTGACCTTCGGCTGCTGGACCAGCGTATCCCGTAAATCGGTGCTGCCGGTCTACGAGGAACTCAACGGCCTGCTGTTCTACCCCGTGCAGTACGAAGGCGAAGAGATGTCGCCGAACGTCTTCTACACCGGCGCCGCGCCGAACCAGCAGGCGATCCCGGCGGTGGAATACCTGCTCAGCGAAGACGGCGGCGCCGCCAAGCGCTTCTTCCTGCTCGGTACCGACTACGTCTACCCGCGCACCACCAACAAGATCCTGCGCGCCTTCCTGCACAGCAAGGGCGTGCAGGACAAGGACATCGAAGAGGTCTACACGCCGTTCGGTCATAGCGACTACCAGACCATCGTCGCCAACATCAAGAAGTTCTCCGCCGGCGGCAAGACCGCGGTGGTCTCCACCGTCAACGGCGACTCCAACGTGCCGTTCTACAAGGAGCTGGCCAACCAGGGCATCGAAGCCACCGACGTGCCGGTGGTGGCCTTCTCGGTCGGCGAGGAAGAGCTGCGCGGTATCGACACCAAGCCGCTGGTTGGCCACCTGGCGGCCTGGAACTACTTCCAGTCCGTGGAGAACCCGGTCAACGAGAAATTCGTCGCCGACTGGAAGGCCTACGCCAAGGCCAAGAAGCTGCCGAACGCCGACACCGTGGTGACCAACGACCCGATGGAAGCCACCTACGTGGGCATCCACATGTGGGCCCAGGCGGTCGAGAAGGCCGGTACCACCGACGTCGACAAGGTACGCGCCGCCATGGCCGGCCAGGAGTTCGCGGCACCAAGCGGCTTCACCTTGAAAATGGACGAGAAGAACCACCACCTGCACAAGCCGGTGATGATCGGCGAAGTCCAGGACGACGGCCAGTTCTCGGTGGTCTGGGAAACCGAAGGGCCGATCCGCGCCCAGCCGTGGAGCCCGTACATCGAAGGCAACGACAAGAAAGGCGACACCCCGGTGAAGTCGAACTGA